CTCGCCAAGGCCCGCCCCGACCTGCTGCTCGGCAACGACTCGCTGGCCCTGGGCCGCGGCTTCAAGCTGACCAGCGCGTTCAAGCCGCTGGAGCAGTGGCTCAAGGCCGGCCAGCTGGGCTTCATCCCGGCGGTCTCCGACGAGCGGCTGTCCCGCAGCCACTTCCAGGCCGCGGACGCCTGCAACCTCGGCGGGCTGCCCAACGAGACCGGTGGCCGGGGCTGGCTGGACGGCCTGGTCGACAACCTCGGCAAAGGCACCGCGTTCCGCAGCGTCGGCGTCGGCAGCATGCTGCCCCGCTCGCTGGTCGGCAACAACGGCGCGCTCTCGCTGAACAACGTCGGCTCGCTGCGACTCAACGGCGACGACCGGTTCCGGGCCGCCACCGAGAAGGCCATCAAGGGGCTCTTCACCGGGATCAACCACCCGGTCGAGGAAGCCGTGCAGGACGGCATGGGCGCGCTGGCCACCGCGCAGAAGCTCGCCGCCAAGCCGTACCAGCCCGCCGCGGGCGTCGAGTACCAGGGCGTCGGCAACGCGTTCAAGCAGCTCGCTCAGCTGATCAAGGGCGGGGCGAACGTCCGGGTCGCCACGGTGGGGATGGGTGGCTACGACACGCACGAGAACCAGGGCACCCGCGAGGGGGGTCAACTGCACCGCCGGCTGAACGAGCTGGCCAGCGCGATGGCGGCGTTCTTCACCGACCTCGGACCGAAGGCCGCCGACGTGACGATCATGGTGTCCAGCGAGTTCGGCCGGCGGGTCGGCTCCAACAGCGGCGGCACCGACCACGGGCACGGCGGGGTCATCACCCTGCTCTCGGGCAAGAAGCTGGCCGGCTCGCTGCTCGGCACCTGGAACGGCCTCGACAAGCTCGACTCCGGTGACGTGCCGGAGTACAACAACATGT
Above is a window of Micromonospora coriariae DNA encoding:
- a CDS encoding DUF1501 domain-containing protein — encoded protein: MEKTVYNSFPLHPECPDLRRLADNPAEALLRAEADLVAAENAAEADRYRTLEDLEEAQQDGRGVTRRTFVAGAAATATALATAQFVTTSASFAATKTGTLIHVFLYGGLDGLSLIAPDNDPVLAKARPDLLLGNDSLALGRGFKLTSAFKPLEQWLKAGQLGFIPAVSDERLSRSHFQAADACNLGGLPNETGGRGWLDGLVDNLGKGTAFRSVGVGSMLPRSLVGNNGALSLNNVGSLRLNGDDRFRAATEKAIKGLFTGINHPVEEAVQDGMGALATAQKLAAKPYQPAAGVEYQGVGNAFKQLAQLIKGGANVRVATVGMGGYDTHENQGTREGGQLHRRLNELASAMAAFFTDLGPKAADVTIMVSSEFGRRVGSNSGGTDHGHGGVITLLSGKKLAGSLLGTWNGLDKLDSGDVPEYNNMFNVYGAVAQGRFGLTNAEVDKVFPRQKYAPMKLYA